The genomic window GATCCTGACCATGACCCTGGTGATGTTCACGGCAGTGGCCGTGGTGCGCGAACGCGAGCGCGGCAACATGGAACTGCTGATCGCCACGCCGGTGTCGCGCAGCGAACTGATGGTCGGCAAGGTGCTGCCCTATGCGGCCATCGGCCTGCTGCAGACGACCCTGGTGCTGGTGCTGGGCACCTGGCTGTTCCAGGTGCCGATCCGCGGCAGTCTGCTCGATATCTACCTGGCCGCGGTGCTGCTGGTGCTGGCCAACCTGGCACTGGGCCTGCTGATCTCCACGCGCGCGCGCTCGCAGTTCCAGGCGATGCAGATGACCCTGTTCCTGTTCCTGCCGTCGATCCTGCTGTCGGGCTTCATGTTCCCGTTCGCGGGCATGCCGCGGCCGGTGCAATGGCTGGCCGAAGTGCTGCCGCTGACCCATTTCCTGCGCCTGGTGCGCGGCATCATGCTGCGTGGCGCCTCGCTGTGGGAGCTGTGGCACGACGCACTGGCACTGCTGGCCTTCATCGTGGTGATGATGACGCTGGCGATCCTGCGTTTCCGCAAGCGATTGGATTAGGGCATGCCGACCCACGGCCGGCATGCCTTATTCCGCCACCACGCGCGCGCGGAGCGAATTGGTCAGTGCTTCAGTGATCACCACATCCACGAACTGGCCGATCAGCCGCGCCGGCGCCGGGAAGTTCACCGACCGCATGTTCTCGGTCTTGCCGGTCAGTTCGTTCGGGTTCTTGCGCGAGGGGCCTTCCACCAGCACGGTCTGCACGGTGCCGACCATCTTCTCGGAGATGCCGGCGGCATGCGCATTGATGCGTGCCTGCAGGCGCGACAGGCGCGCATGCTTCTCGGCATCGCTGATCGTGTCCTCCAGGTCCGCGGCCGGGGTGCCCGGGCGACGTGAATAGATGAAGGAGAAGCTGTGGTCGAAGCCGATGTCCTCGATCAGCTTCATGGTCTTCTCGAAGTCGGCATCGGTCTCGCCGGGGAAGCCGACAATGAAGTCCGAGCTGATCGAGATGTCCGGACGCACCGCGCGCAGCTTGCGGATCTTCGACTTGAATTCCAGCGCGGTGTAGCCGCGCTTCATCGCCGACAGCACGCGGTCGCTGCCGGCCTGGACCGGCAGGTGCAGGAAATTGGCCAGCTGCGGCACGTCGCGGAATGCATCGATCAGCGAATCGCTGAACTCCAGCGGGTGCGAAGTGGTGAAGCGGATGCGGCCGACGCCGTCGATCTCGGCGATGGTGCGGATCAGCAGGCCGAGGTCGGCAAATTCGCCGTCGCCATACGGACCGCGGTAGGCATTGACGTTCTGGCCGAGCAGGTTGATCTCTCGCACGCCCTGGGCGGCCAGCTGTGCCACCTCCACCACCACGTCCTCGAACGGGCGGCTGACTTCGGTGCCGCGGGTGTAGGGCACCACACAGAACGAGCAGTACTTCGAGCAGCCTTCCATGATCGACACGAACGCCGAGGCGCCCTCGGCGCGTGGCTCGGGCAGGCGGTCGAACTTCTCGATCTCCGGGAAGCTGATGTCCACCTGCGGCCGCTTCTGTTCGCGGCGGGCACGGATCAGCTCCGGCAGGCGGTGCAGGGTCTGCGGGCCGAACACCAGGTCCACGAACGGGGCGCGCTTGATGATCGCCTCGCCTTCCTGCGAGGCCACGCAGCCGCCGACGCCGATGATGACCTCACGGCCCTGGTTCTTCAGCCCCTTCCACACGCCCAGCTGGCTGAACACCTTTTCCTGCGCCTTCTCGCGGATCGAGCAGGTGTTGACCAGGATGACGTCGGCGTCTTCCGGGCGGTCGGTCAGCTCCAGGCCGTCGCTGGCGGCGAGCACATCGGCCATCTTGGCCGAGTCGTACTCGTTCATCTGGCAACCGTGGGTCTTGATGTACAGCTTGCCCTTGACCTGGTCGGGCTTGCGCGGACCAGTGGGCAGGGCAACGAGCGGGGTACCGCCCGCTGCGGCGGGCGGAAAGACGTCTGGCGTCCCGGTCATGGCGCTTAATCCATTCGGGTGGCGGGAAAGCCGGGAATTCTACCCGCATCGCGCCCGGTCCGCCCCGGTAGCGCCGGGCCATGCCCGGCGGATGCCGGAAGCGCCGCGTCACCGGCATCACCCGCCTCGCGTCCGGTCCGCCCTCCGGTAGCGCCGGGCCATGCCCGGCGGAATGCCGGAAGCACCGCGTTACCGGCATCACCCGCCTCGCGCCCGGTCCGCCCCCGGTAGCGCCGGGCCATGCCCGGCGGAATCCCGGAAGCGCCGCGCTGCGCGCTCGCGGGGCATGGCCCCGCGCTACCGGAATCCACCCGCATCCACCGGTAGCGCCGGGCCATGCCCGGCGGAATGCCGGAAGCGCCGCGCTGCGCGCTCGCGGGGCATGGCCCCGCGCTACCGACATCCACCCGCATCCGCCGGTAGCGCCGGGCCATGCCCGGCGGAATCCCGGAAGCACCGCGCTGCGCGCTCGCGGCGCATGGCTCCGCGCTACCGACATCCACCCGCATCCTCCGGTAGCGCCGGGCCATGCCCGGCGGAATCCCGGAAGCGCCGCGCTGCGCGCTCGCGGGGCATGGCCCCGCGCTACCGACATCCACCCGCATCCTCCGGTAGCGCCGGGCCATGCCCGGCGGAATCCCGGAAGCACCGCGCTGCGCGCTCGCGGGGCATGGCCCCGCGCTACCGACATCCACCCGCATCCACCGGGTGCGCCGGGCCGTGCCCGGCGCAATGGCTCACGCCGCGACCAGCTCCGCATCGATCTGCCGCGAGCGGTCGAAGGCGGTCAATGCGCTCATGCGGTCGATGTAGGCCGCAGTCGCCGCTGCCGGGGTGACCAGGCCGAACGCACGGGTCCACGCCAGCGCATTGCCCCACAGCACGTCGGCGGCGCTCATCACCTCGCCCAGCAGGTACGGCCCCTGTGCCAGCTGGTCTTCGATCACCTGCAGCACGGTATCGGCATCGTTGTAGGGCGACATCGACTGCGGTGGCGGGTCGCGCCGCATCGCGCGGTCGATCATCGCAGGCTCGAAGCAGGCGCCGTAGAAGGCCATCCAGCGCAGGTAGGGGCCACGCAGTGCGTCGCCGATCGGCGGCGCCAGCCCGGCTTCGGGGTACAGGTCGGCCAGGTACAGGTAGATCGCCACCTGTTCAGTGACCAGCGCGCCGTTGTGCACGATGGCCGGCACCTTGCCCATCGGGTTGATGGCCAGGTAGGCCGGGGCCAGGTTGGCGCCGGCCTTCAGGTCCAGCACCTGCATGCGGTAGTCCGCACCCAGGGCTTCAAGCAGGGCCACCGCGCCGCTCGAGCGCGAACGGGCAGCGTGATACAGGGTGATCTGGCGTGAGGTCATGGCACTGCTCCTTGGAATCGAGGCTCATGCTGGGGCACTATCGCGGACGACTTCTGTCCGCGATTCCCCATGCGCCATACCGCCCATCGCCTGCTTCGCCTGATCGCCCTGCTGCAGGCGCGCCGCCACTGGTCCGGCGCCGAACTGGCCGAGCGCATGGGCGTGGACCGGCGCAGCATCCGTCGCGATGTCGAGCGCCTGCGCGAACTGGGCTACCCGGTCCAGGCGTCGGCCGGCGTGGGCGGCGGCTACCGCCTGGGGGCCGGCGCGCCGGTGCTGCCGATGCTGCTGGACGAGGAGGAGGCGACCACCCTGGCGATCGCGCTGCGCGCGGCGTCGGCCACCGTCTCCGGCATCGACGACACCGCGCGCGGCCTGCTGTCCAAACTGGACCCGCTGGTGCCGACCCGGCGCCGGCAGCAGGCCGGCGAAGTGCATGCGGCGACCGCCACCCTGTCGGATCAGCCTTCCACCGACGCGCGCCTGCTCGGTCGCCTGGCCCAGTACTGCCGACAGGCCACGCGGCTGGCTTTCGAGTACCGCAGCGCGCAGGACGTGCTGACCCAGCGCGAGGTCGAGGCCCAGCACCTGGTCAACTACGGGCGCCGCTGGTACCTGCTGGCATGGGACCTGGGGCGGCAGGACTGGCGCACCCTGCGGGTGGACCGCATGGGGGCGGTTCATCCACAGGGCGGCCCCGGCATGCACCGGCGCACCCCGGCGCCGCCGGACGTGATGGTGCGGCAGGCGGTCAGCCAGGCGCCGTTCGCGCTGCAGGCCGTGCTGCGCCTTGCCGGCTCGGAGGCCGAGCTGGCCGGCCGCGTGCCGCCCTGGTGCGGCGTGCTGGAAGCCGATGGCGCCAGCCACTGCCTGCTGCGGATGGGGGCGGAGAGCCGCGGCATGATGCTGGCGCAGATCCTCAGCCTGGACCGGCTGCCGCTGGCGCTGTGGACCACCCCGCCAGCGCTGCGCGAGGAACTGGCGCAGCGGCTGGCCGGGCTCGGCCAGGTGCTGGCTGTGCCGCTGGTCACGGACTGAGCCGCGTCGCTTGGCAAGCTGCGGCGAAGCTGGGACACTCGCGCCCATGAAGGGGAGACTGGGGACAACGGCGATCATCATCGCTGCGCTGACCGCTGCGCCGGCCAGCGCCGGCACCCTGTACAAGTGCCTGGGCACCGACGGGGTCACCAGCTATGTCAGCAAGCGGGTGGCCGGTGCCCAGTGCAGCACCATCAGCTATTCGCGCAGCGCCGGCCGGCCATCACGGCCGGCAGCCGCCGCGCCGCTGCCGGCAACGCCCACGCCTGCCGCTGCCGTGGCCCGTGCCGAGCGCAATCCGGTCGCGGTGACCGCCGCTGCGGCCAGTCCTGCCGTCGCACCGACGCCGGTGCCCGCGCCGGCCACACCGCGCGGCGGACGCATGGTCAGCGGCCAGGTCTATTCGTACATGCAGGACGGGGTTCGCCACTACACCAGCGCCCGCCCCACACAGGTCGCCAACCTCGGCCCGGTACGGACCATCCGTTACAGCTTCATGGAGCGCTGTTACGCCTGCGGCGTCAATCCGCGCGTCGATTTCGGCAGCGTGCGCCTGAACACCACCTCCTTCCAGACCGAGATCGCCTCGGCCGCCCGCGAGTTCGGCGTGGAAGAGGCGATCGTGCGCGCGATCATCCACGCCGAGTCGGCCTACAACCCGACGGCGCTGAGCCGCGCCGGCGCCCAGGGACTGATGCAGCTGATGCCGCCGACCGCCGCACGCTTCGGGGTCAGCGACGCCTACGATGCCGGGCAGAACATCCGCGGCGGTGTGCAGTATCTTGCGTGGCTGCTGAAACGTTTCAATGGCGACCTGACCCTGGCCGCTGCCGGATACAACGCCGGCGAAGGCGCGGTCGACCGCCATCGCGGCGTACCGCCCTATAGTGAGACCCAGTACTACGTGCGCCGGGTCGGCCAGCTGGCCGAGCGTTACCGCACCGCCCTCAGCCACCAGTAGCGCCGGGCCATGCCCGGCGAGCGAAGCGGCACCACCAGCAGCAGCGGGCCATGCCCGGCGAACGAAGCGGCACCACCGGTAGCGCCGGGCCATGCCCGGCGAGCGAAGCGGCACCACCAGTAGCGCCGGGCCATGCCCGGCGAACGAAGCGGCACCACCAGCAGCGCCGGGCCATGCCCGGCGAGCGAAGCGGTACAAACAAAGAGTTGTTG from Stenotrophomonas sp. 704A1 includes these protein-coding regions:
- a CDS encoding ABC transporter permease, whose protein sequence is MNPRRLWAIMLKELRQLRRDRITLAMIVGIPVMQLLLFGYAINLNLRHLDAGVADQANSAASRALVQDMVATGVITPRSEAYTPDQLMQALRRGEISVGIVVPADFERRRFDGREAVQVLVDGSDTVVQSAAIQLAQVPLDTRPTSNTRPLREGSIAGGAISVTSFYNPQRRSAVNIVPGLIGVILTMTLVMFTAVAVVRERERGNMELLIATPVSRSELMVGKVLPYAAIGLLQTTLVLVLGTWLFQVPIRGSLLDIYLAAVLLVLANLALGLLISTRARSQFQAMQMTLFLFLPSILLSGFMFPFAGMPRPVQWLAEVLPLTHFLRLVRGIMLRGASLWELWHDALALLAFIVVMMTLAILRFRKRLD
- the miaB gene encoding tRNA (N6-isopentenyl adenosine(37)-C2)-methylthiotransferase MiaB produces the protein MTGTPDVFPPAAAGGTPLVALPTGPRKPDQVKGKLYIKTHGCQMNEYDSAKMADVLAASDGLELTDRPEDADVILVNTCSIREKAQEKVFSQLGVWKGLKNQGREVIIGVGGCVASQEGEAIIKRAPFVDLVFGPQTLHRLPELIRARREQKRPQVDISFPEIEKFDRLPEPRAEGASAFVSIMEGCSKYCSFCVVPYTRGTEVSRPFEDVVVEVAQLAAQGVREINLLGQNVNAYRGPYGDGEFADLGLLIRTIAEIDGVGRIRFTTSHPLEFSDSLIDAFRDVPQLANFLHLPVQAGSDRVLSAMKRGYTALEFKSKIRKLRAVRPDISISSDFIVGFPGETDADFEKTMKLIEDIGFDHSFSFIYSRRPGTPAADLEDTISDAEKHARLSRLQARINAHAAGISEKMVGTVQTVLVEGPSRKNPNELTGKTENMRSVNFPAPARLIGQFVDVVITEALTNSLRARVVAE
- a CDS encoding glutathione S-transferase family protein, with protein sequence MTSRQITLYHAARSRSSGAVALLEALGADYRMQVLDLKAGANLAPAYLAINPMGKVPAIVHNGALVTEQVAIYLYLADLYPEAGLAPPIGDALRGPYLRWMAFYGACFEPAMIDRAMRRDPPPQSMSPYNDADTVLQVIEDQLAQGPYLLGEVMSAADVLWGNALAWTRAFGLVTPAAATAAYIDRMSALTAFDRSRQIDAELVAA
- a CDS encoding helix-turn-helix transcriptional regulator → MRHTAHRLLRLIALLQARRHWSGAELAERMGVDRRSIRRDVERLRELGYPVQASAGVGGGYRLGAGAPVLPMLLDEEEATTLAIALRAASATVSGIDDTARGLLSKLDPLVPTRRRQQAGEVHAATATLSDQPSTDARLLGRLAQYCRQATRLAFEYRSAQDVLTQREVEAQHLVNYGRRWYLLAWDLGRQDWRTLRVDRMGAVHPQGGPGMHRRTPAPPDVMVRQAVSQAPFALQAVLRLAGSEAELAGRVPPWCGVLEADGASHCLLRMGAESRGMMLAQILSLDRLPLALWTTPPALREELAQRLAGLGQVLAVPLVTD
- a CDS encoding lytic transglycosylase domain-containing protein gives rise to the protein MKGRLGTTAIIIAALTAAPASAGTLYKCLGTDGVTSYVSKRVAGAQCSTISYSRSAGRPSRPAAAAPLPATPTPAAAVARAERNPVAVTAAAASPAVAPTPVPAPATPRGGRMVSGQVYSYMQDGVRHYTSARPTQVANLGPVRTIRYSFMERCYACGVNPRVDFGSVRLNTTSFQTEIASAAREFGVEEAIVRAIIHAESAYNPTALSRAGAQGLMQLMPPTAARFGVSDAYDAGQNIRGGVQYLAWLLKRFNGDLTLAAAGYNAGEGAVDRHRGVPPYSETQYYVRRVGQLAERYRTALSHQ